A window of Rhinolophus ferrumequinum isolate MPI-CBG mRhiFer1 chromosome X, mRhiFer1_v1.p, whole genome shotgun sequence contains these coding sequences:
- the LOC117020435 gene encoding melanoma-associated antigen D2, whose product MSDTSESGSGPTHFQTEASEKDSDLKMQTLLTVTQNLEVSETPKASKAPEVSEAVKVSNAAGVSKAAEVSKSPEAQEAAATQVSSTTKLTDTQVLAAEKKSPAADTKMQNADPQAVTMPATKTKKVSCVADTKVNTKALETEAAASQAPEDEPEPEGATAQAQENQDTRPKVKAKKARKVKHLNGEEDGSSDQSQASGTTGGRRVSKALMASMARRASRGPIAFWARRASRTRLAAWARRALLSLRSPKARRGKARRRAAKLQSSQEPEASPPRDVALLQGRANDLVKYLLVKDQTKIPIKRSDMLKDIIKEYTDVYPEIIERAGYSLEKVFGIQLKEIDKNDHLYILLSTLEPTDAGILGTTKDSPKLGLLMVLLSIIFMNGNRSSEAVIWEVLRKLGLRPGIHHSLFGDVKKLITDEFVKQKYLDYARVPNSNPPEYEFFWGLRSYYETSKMKVLKFACKVQKKDPKEWAAQYREAMEADMKAAAEAAAEAKARAEIRARMGIGLGSENAAGPCNWDEADIGPWAKARIQAGAEAKAKAQESGGASTGASAGFGASASLTASLSFGLFAGLSGAGASNSGNSGACGFSYK is encoded by the exons ATGTCTGACACAAGTGAGAGTGGTTCAGGTCCAACCCACTTTCAG ACTGAAGCTTCAGAAAAAGACAGTGACTTGAAGATGCAAACCCTATTAACAGTGACCCAGAACTTGGAGGTCTCAGAGACACCGAAGGCTTCAAAGGCACCAGAGGTCTCAGAGGCTGTGAAGGTCTCAAATGCTGCAGGGGTCTCAAAGGCCGCAGAGGTCTCAAAGTCCCCAGAGGCTCAGGAGGCAGCTGCCACTCAGGTCTCATCTACTACTAAGCTGACAGATACCCAGGTTCTGGCAGCTGAAAAGAAGAGTCCAGCAGCTGACACCAAGATGCAGAATGCTGACCCTCAGGCTGTGACAATGCCTGCCACCAAGACCAAAAAGGTCAGCTGTGTGGCTGATACAAAGGTCAATACAAAGGCCCTGGAGACTGAGGCTGCTGCCTCTCAGGCTCCAGAAGATGAACCGGAGCCTGAGGGTGCAACTGCGCAGGCTCAGGAGAATCAGGATACTCGGCCCAAGGTCAAGGCCAAGAAAGCCCGAAAG GTGAAGCATCTGAATGGGGAAGAGGATGGCAGCAGTGATCAGAGTCAGGCTTCTGGAACCACAGGTGGCCGAAGGGTCTCAAAGGCCTTAATGGCCTCAATGGCCCGCAGGGCTTCAAGGGGCCCCATAGCCTTTTGGGCCCGCAGGGCATCACGGACTCGGTTGGCTGCTTGGGCCCGTAGAGCTTTGCTCTCCCTGAGGTCACCTAAGGCCCGTAGGGGCAAGGCTCGCCGCAGAGCTGCCAAGCTCCAGTCATCCCAAGAGCCCGAAGCATCACCACCTCGAGATGTGGCCCTTTTGCAAGGGAGG GCAAATGATTTGGTGAAGTACTTGTTGGTTAAAGACCAGACGAAGATTCCTATCAAGCGCTCAG ACATGCTGAAGGACATCATCAAAGAATACACTGATGTGTACCCTGAAATCATTGAACGAGCAGGCTATTCCTTGGAGAAG GTATTTGGGATCCAACTGAAGGAAATTGATAAGAATGATCACTTGTACATTCTTCTCAGCACCTTGGAACCCACTGATGCAGGCATACTGGGAAC GACCAAGGATTCTCCAAAGTTGGGTCTCCTCATGGTGCTTCTTAGCATCATCTTCATGAATGGAAATCGGTCCAGTGAGG CTGTCATCTGGGAGGTGCTGCGCAAGTTGGGTTTGCGCCCTGG GATACATCACTCACTTTTTGGGGACGTGAAGAAGCTCATTACTGATGAGTTTGTGAAGCAGAA GTACCTGGACTATGCCAGAGTCCCTAATAGCAATCCCCCGGAGTATGAGTTCTTCTGGGGTCTGCGCTCCTACTATGAGACCAGCAAGATGAAAGTCCTCAAGTTTGCCTGCAAG GTACAAAAGAAGGATCCCAAGGAATGGGCAGCTCAGTACCGAGAGGCGATGGAAGCAGATATGAAGGCTGCAGCTGAGGCTGCAGCTGAAGCCAAGGCGAGGGCTGAGATTAGAGCTCGAATGGGCATTGGGCTTGGCTCTGAGAATGCTGCTGGGCCCTGTAACTGGGACGAAGCTGATATTGGACCCTGGGCCAAAGCCCGGATCCAGGCAGGAGCTGAAGCCAAAGCCAAAGCCCAAGAGAGTGGTGGTGCCAGCACTGGTGCCAGTGCCGGCTTCGGTGCCAGTGCCAGTCTGACCGCTTCTCTCTCGTTTGGGCTCTTCGCTGGCCTCAGTGGAGCTGGTGCCAGCAACAGTGGCAACTCTGGTGCCTGTGGTTTCTCCTACAAGTGA